TCACCTGAAGTTGTTGCTCTGCTTTGATCCGATTGTCTATTTCCATTTTCAGGCGGCGATTCCAGAAAAATGAAATGAATAAAATAACGGCCAGTGAAACTAAAATGATCTCCTCATAGTAGTGTTCGTAAAAAGAGTCTTCCTTGAATAATACGTTACTTTGGGCAGGCAATGTGTCCTTGCTTATGTGCCAGCGTTCCAGTTGGCGCCAGTCGTAGAAAAAACCGTGAAATTGATCGGACCATTTCCCGGCGGTATTTTTGACAAGTTCGGGGTTCTTCAATACGGATGCCATCCGCTCTCCGACCAGTTCCCCGCTGAGCAGGTATCCCCCGACGATGCCGCTGCCCAACAATGAGGTCCATAAACTGTAAACCGGGGCAGTCGCGCTTTGGCTGATTTGTGCTGCGGCATTATAGGGAATATAGCGGACCCCTGATCCATCCCGCATGATGAGCAGATAAAAGATGATACTGTCGGAGTCCAACTGTGACAGCCGCTCACAAAGCAGCTTCATGGGCAGTCCAACCAGGGATTTGACCTTTTGGTCCGGATTAAGTTGTGAAAACAGGTCTAAAAATATTTCCACCCTTTTTCTGCAGTGTTCCGTTGTCCCGGCAACCAAATATATTGTTTTACCTTGGCTGATTTTTAATAATTCTTTTGCCGCCCTTTGAATATCAACATTCACAGGGATAACCGCTGATGCCTCATGAATGAATTTTTTACTTATGGGGCCTGGGTTTAAAAGGTATTTCCGGGCACCCTGAAACAGCATAGGACACGATGTAAATAGCTTTCTTGCAGGTGTGCTTTCAAAAATGACATGATCAATCCGGTACCCTTTGTATTTTTTGAAAAGATATTCTTTGAAAATGAGGATCTGGTCCTGACCGTGGAATCGTCCGGCATCCATATATTCATAAAATAGATTTGGGGGGGACGATAGTGCTTTATAATACTTCTCTATGCCTTTTTCAATTTCCTTCTGCCAGGGCATACCTTTGTGCCAGGAAAAAATTATCAGAATATTGTTTTTTTTTGAATTGTCTGCCATGGCCGGCATACCCATTGCCCAAAAAACAAGAATCACAAGAATCAATAAAAAAGTACATCCGCCCTTAAACCGACACATGGTATGGGTAATATATCTTAGGATCGGGATCATAAAACACTTGGCCTTTTTGTCGATTCCATGATTAAAATTTTAGATTCTATCTAAAAATTTTGGATTGCCATCTCTTTGCCTGCAGGAAGATTGCCGTAATATTTTGTGACTTCCACGATGTTGCATGCGCCGCTGTTGTATTGAACATTCATGGCGCTATTGGGTCCGATGATCCGGGTTCCGGCTTGGATATGCTTTGATATCCGCACCCTGGGGACCCCATTATCAAGCGCTTTTAACTGATCGATTTCCATTTTTTGTTCAGTGATTTCAGCCTGGTCGTTCAGGGCCTTTTGGATATTTCCCTGGCAGGCTTCTATTTGAGCGACCAGGTCATCTTGGGTATTAAACAATGTTCTAATGGCTTTTTCGGCAGTTTTCAGCCGAAAAACGGTCTCTTTGTATTCTTCTTTTATAGACCCCTTTCTGTTTTCTGTAATATGCGACACCTGGGCCTGTAGTTTTTCTGCATTTTTTTTCAGCGTTTCGCAGGAACAAGAATGGACCATGATTTTTTCATGTATGTTCAAATTTTGTTCTTCTAAATTTTTCTTTTTTTGGGTCAGCTTTATGATAAGGCTTTTTATCTTATTTTCTTTTTTTATCAGTTTGTCTTTTATTTCATTTAAGTAGTCATTCCTGCCGGGTTTAAGGGTGGACGGCTCTGACTTTTCAGTGCCCACCAGCCTTACAAACAGTCCCATTTTGGCACCAATGGTAGAGGATAGGATCCGGCCTTCTGTGTTCAGAAAGTGACCGTTGATGGAAATTGAGGATTCCATGATTTCCCTGGTTACGTTCATATTGCCCAGAGCCTTGATCTTTGATTTATTGATAAATTGGGTTGTGATACTTCCCTGGGCCGTAACCTGTGCATTCGTGATGCCTTTTGAGACTTTCAGATCCTTGGTTATAGATATGATGCCGCCGTTGATTTCATTGACGGTCAGATTGGCGCAAGAGACCTTGAAGCCATCCTTGATATTACCGTGAACAAATACATTGCCCTCAAAATCGACATGGCCGGTTTCAAAACCCACATCATTTTTAATGATAAGTTCTTGATAAACCGAGACGATTCCTCTGTTGTCAAGGCAGGGCTCGCCTTCGTCTGTCGCATACAGTGCAAAACCGTCTTCGGAGAGCATTGTCCCGGTCCCTGCTTTTAATGTCACGTT
This window of the uncultured Desulfobacter sp. genome carries:
- a CDS encoding PAS domain S-box protein — encoded protein: MIPILRYITHTMCRFKGGCTFLLILVILVFWAMGMPAMADNSKKNNILIIFSWHKGMPWQKEIEKGIEKYYKALSSPPNLFYEYMDAGRFHGQDQILIFKEYLFKKYKGYRIDHVIFESTPARKLFTSCPMLFQGARKYLLNPGPISKKFIHEASAVIPVNVDIQRAAKELLKISQGKTIYLVAGTTEHCRKRVEIFLDLFSQLNPDQKVKSLVGLPMKLLCERLSQLDSDSIIFYLLIMRDGSGVRYIPYNAAAQISQSATAPVYSLWTSLLGSGIVGGYLLSGELVGERMASVLKNPELVKNTAGKWSDQFHGFFYDWRQLERWHISKDTLPAQSNVLFKEDSFYEHYYEEIILVSLAVILFISFFWNRRLKMEIDNRIKAEQQLQVSENRFRTLSETTSEGIAITRSGAVIEANQKMSDMFGYRFEELLGMNPSDFVVPEHKTTVKYHVENDSDAIYEVTGIRKDCSQFPLEVQGKKISFNGQDARVAVIRDLTERKRSEEEIKTLQGLLPICSICKKIRDDKGYWTHLEAYISDHSDAVFSHSICDECLEKKYPE